The DNA region CGAAGCGGGGTTCTGATTGCGTTCGTGCGACGAGTTCTGGCCGCCGGGACAGTCTCTACCGCTATGAACGACGAGAGTGAGATCCGGCAGACCATCACGCGGTGGGTCGATGCGATCCGTGCCTGCGACCTCGACGGCGTGCTGGCCGCGCACACCGACGACATCGTGATGTTCGACGTGCCCCCGCCCTACGACGGGATCCGCGGCCTGGCCGCCTACCGCGACAGCTGGCCGCCGTTCTTCGAGTTCATCTCCGCGGGGGCGACGTTCGAGGTGGTCGAGCTCGACGTGGTCGCGGGACAGTCAGCCGGGTACGCGCACGGGCTGCTGCGCTGCGGCCGGCCGGAGGATTTCGCGGCCAAACCCGGCGTGCGGCTGCGGATCACCCTGGGCCTGCGCAAGGTGGATGGGCGATGGCTGATCGCCCATGAGCACCATTCGTTCCCGACCCAAGCCTGATACGCCGCCGAGTGCACGCTTTCTGACGGATCGAGGCGGATTTGTCGTCAGAAAGCGTGCACTCGCGGCGACAGGGGCGCCTAGCTCGCCGGCGGGGTGTAGCCGAACGGCAGCAGGATGCTCTTGGGCTCGCAGTAGGCCTCGATGCCCTCCCAGCCGTTCTCCCGGCCGATGCCGGAATTCTTGAAGCCGCCGAACGGCGCGCACGGGTCGAACGCGTACATGTTCACCGCGTAGGTCCCGGTGCGGATCCGCCGCGCGATCTTCAGCGCCCGGTCGTTGTCGGTGGTGTACACCGACCCGGCCAGGCCGTAGACCGAGTCGTTGGCGATGCGCACGGCGTCGTCCTCGTCCTCGTAGGGAATCACCGCCAGCACCGGACCGAAGATCTCCTCCTGGGCGATGGTCATCGAGTTGTTCACATCGGCGAACACCGTGGGCTGCACGTACCAGCCGTTGTCCAGGCCCTCCGGACGGCCACCGCCGGTGACCACGCGCGCACCTTCGTCGATGCCCTTCTTGATGTAGCCCTCGACCCGGTCGCGCTGCTTCTCGCTGATCAGCGGCCCGATCATGGCGCCCGGATCGTCCGGCAGCCCGGGCAGCATGCCTGCCACAGCCGCCGACAATTTCTCGACGACCTCGTCGTAGCGCGAGCGCGGCGCCAGGATCCGGGTCTGGCCTACACACGCCTGACCGGAGTTCATCAAGCCGGAGAACACCAGCATCGGCAGGGTGGAATCCAGGTCGGCGTCCTCCAGGATGATCGCCGCGGATTTGCCGCCGAGCTCCAGGGTGCACGGTTTGAGGTTGTCGGCGGCGATCTTGGCGATCTCGCGGCCCACACCGGAGGAGCCGGTGAAGGTGTACTTGTCCAGGTTGGGGTTCGCGGTCAGCGCCTGACCGGTCTCCGGACCGCCCGGCACGATCGACAGCACCCCTTCGGGCAGGCCGGCTTCGACGAACGTCTCGGCCATGGCGAACACCGACAACGGCGTCTCCGAGGCGGGCTTGAGCACCACCGTGCAACCGGCCAGCAGCGCCGGACCGAGCTTGTTGGCCGCCAGGAAGAACGGCACGTTCCACGCGGTCACCGCGCCGACGACGCCGACCGGCTCGCGCACCACCAGCGTCTGCCCGTACACCCCGTCACGGATGTCCTGCCAGGTGAACTTGTCGGCAGCGCCGGCGTAGTACTGGAAGGACGACATCGCGGCGCCGTACTGCATCATGTCGACGATGGTCGGCGGCTGGCCGGTCTCGGCGGCCAGCAGGAACT from Mycobacterium sp. SMC-4 includes:
- a CDS encoding SgcJ/EcaC family oxidoreductase, with the translated sequence MNDESEIRQTITRWVDAIRACDLDGVLAAHTDDIVMFDVPPPYDGIRGLAAYRDSWPPFFEFISAGATFEVVELDVVAGQSAGYAHGLLRCGRPEDFAAKPGVRLRITLGLRKVDGRWLIAHEHHSFPTQA
- a CDS encoding aldehyde dehydrogenase, coding for MTQTTAFKTEWDKLFIGGKWVEPATSDVIEVHSPATGELVGKVPLASVADVDAACAAAREAFDNGPWPQMTPQQRGEVLQRAVKLMEERADELKFLLAAETGQPPTIVDMMQYGAAMSSFQYYAGAADKFTWQDIRDGVYGQTLVVREPVGVVGAVTAWNVPFFLAANKLGPALLAGCTVVLKPASETPLSVFAMAETFVEAGLPEGVLSIVPGGPETGQALTANPNLDKYTFTGSSGVGREIAKIAADNLKPCTLELGGKSAAIILEDADLDSTLPMLVFSGLMNSGQACVGQTRILAPRSRYDEVVEKLSAAVAGMLPGLPDDPGAMIGPLISEKQRDRVEGYIKKGIDEGARVVTGGGRPEGLDNGWYVQPTVFADVNNSMTIAQEEIFGPVLAVIPYEDEDDAVRIANDSVYGLAGSVYTTDNDRALKIARRIRTGTYAVNMYAFDPCAPFGGFKNSGIGRENGWEGIEAYCEPKSILLPFGYTPPAS